GCTAATCAGATGGAACCGTAACATTTAAGTAAGTTGAGCCCGTTGTTTCTGGCAGTGAAGAACTTTATGCGGTCTCAGACTTTTGAATTAATATACTATGTTGTCATGTTTCACCAAGAAGGTTTTGCGTTAGTTTCGTTTTCCGGGCCGCGACGACGATTAAGTCCCACCCTATTTCTTTCTCCTCCCGAGCTTGATGCGCCACTGCCTCGTCCCGATCATCCTGCTGCGTCGCCGTTCCCTCTCGAGCCCCTTGCGCCGCGGCCGTCCCCTCCAGCCCTcagcctgccgccgccactgttTCCTCCGGAGCGCGTTGCGCCGCCTTCTCCCTGCGTCCCTGCCGCCGTCGCTAATCTCCTCATCTgcgcgcctgccgccgccactcgtCAATCCCGcggcctctccctcctccctcgccggcgCGCGGACCCCGTGAACAGCTGGCCACCGGCCCACGGTGTCCCGTTCATTCGTGTCGGGTATACACACGGGTACCCGAGACCCGTATCGGGGCCGGGTCTGGGGAAATTTTAGACCCGGTATCGGGTCCGGGTCGCGAGGCGGGTGTCCGGGTCCGGGTCTGGTATGGCCTGGATCCGGCCCCGAACCTGCAGGGTGCCATCTATACCTGACCAACGGGCTGGGCTTTCTCAAAAAGCTCGCCAGCTCGACGTGCCGGCCCGGCACGGAAATAAACGGGACGTGCCGGCCCATGACCCGCCTTGGGCCGTGCCTGGGCCTCTGCATCAAGCCCGCGGGCCGGCCCGCCCTAGCCCGTTTAACCATTACACAGGAGGAAATAGGCACAAGCATGACTAGACCACCAAACTGCAATAGCATTTGTGTCCAATATGATTTGGTTGACTTTTTACCCTTGGTggaaaaagacaaaaaaaacacaactgGGCTGCTGCTAGAGATGAGGCCTAACGGGCTAACGGGCCCGGGCCGGCCCGACCGGGCTCAGGCTGGGCCGTGCCGGGCCCGTGCCGGCCAGTTCGCCAGGTATAGTGCCATCCAAAAAAACCCGAGCTTGATCGACCCCCACGCGGCCACAGCGAAGAGCGAACCCTGGCAGCCACCGCCAGGCGCCAATCTCCCGAGGAAGCGACGAGCTGAGGAGTCCGACGTCCCGATCCGGCGACCCCCACcacgcgccgccaccgcgccggTCCGCCACTGAGAACCCCGGCGACCTccaccgcgcgccgccgctggtccGCCATTGTCGGTTACCCTCCTCTGTCCTCTGTCCTCTCCAGTCCCTCCTCCTCGGTTCTGTTCGGTTATAGCCGGAACCGAACCGATTTTTTCGGTAACCAACTGAAATTGATTGATTGTGACCTATTAGGATGTCAGTAGTTAGTGCTTGGTTTGTCTCTGTGTCAAAAGGCTGGACTTTGCCAGTGCTGTTTCGTTCTCTGCCGCTATTCTGAGTTTTTAATGCTATCTTATTGAACATTTGAACCATGTGTATGTGTTCCTTATTATACTTATCTAGTTCATTATTGGAAGTCTGGAAGATATCATAGTCAATGTGCCGGATTGTGAATCAGAATTACTGTCTTTGCCTGCTTTGTTGTTCTGTACTTCAGTTGGATGCGTTGGCAGACATGCCTATGGGTGACCGGTGGCTGCAGACGACTAGCACGAGTGATGTTCTTTACCGTCGCTGGTGGCGGGTACATCTGTGGGCTTTATTTTACTGTTGGGGATGGGCATTGGCATGGCGACCACTACCTGTGCCCAAGCCATCACTGTTATAGCACAAAAACTGATTGGTTTGTTGTAATTGGCTGCGGTGGATTGATTGGGTAATGTACTTAGTTTTCAGCCCATCAGCAGGCTGCTAATCTCCGGTGCCTACGTATCTATACCTGCTAATGAGTTATGACTCTTATCTCAACTCATCTTAGCTTCTCTCCTCTCGCCTCCTCCTGGCTCTCTGTTTGTGTGAATGATGAGGTGAGCTGAGGGCATTCCTCTCTGTACTTTGGCCCACGCTATAAAACCAAAACTGACTCTGGAAAACCGCTGCAACATTGATCGTGTCATGATGCACCCCATCCCAAATCCATtgtcttctcttcctcctcgggtgagaattaaatatatatttttctggcTGGGACATCCTTCTATTGGATAAGTATTTTTTTGGGTAGGTCGGCGTAGCAAAGATGTCCACAGTGCTGACGTCAATGCATTAGTTATAAACATTGTTTGTTGAGGCGGATGGAACTCTAGAAGGATATGGTAGCGAATTTTTAGCTGATTAGCTCTGCATGGAAgttgtctttttctttcctaACTCTGCTTCACGTGTTGTAATAAGACCATATTAACTAAGCAACTCGTACGAGAATCTCGAAATCCGTGACCTGCCTCAGTAGATGGGAGGCAGATATTTCACATTAACTAGTTACTCCCCTTGCACTCTTCGGAAGCTTGACGCTTTAGACAAGGGTCTAGTCAAACTCTAGGAACTTTGGTTACGTCTATTTTTGAAAACATTGGACCTTTGGAATGATATGTGTTTGAGTTGTCTTGATAAGTACTTCTACCATACCATAACTTTATTAGGTTTTACATATTCATATTAATAGTAATTAGTGGTCAATGGTATACATTTTATGGACTGTTTAGATGTCCAAAATGCCAAACTTCCGAAGACTGGGGAGAGTGTATTTTGTACTTTTATCATTGGAAACAATTGTTTTCTGATCACTGCAGGATAAACTGTTCAGTTTATTAACATAAAGGGAAGGTTTAAGTTTCTTCAAGTACAGGTTACTTGCATGCAATTTAAGCAAAATTCTTCAATGTACGGGAAAATAATTTCACTTTTTCTTGTGTGGGGACCATAGTTTTGGCAGCGAAGATGCTGAAAGTTAAGCGAATAGCTAGAGGCTCAAAAGGATGGAAAGGAAACCGTAAGCGGGTAAAAGAAGTACCCAGCATCTTCAGTGATCGTGAAGCTGTGGCGGAGAACCCCAGTCAAGAACTTTGTTGTAATGAACTCAGTCAAGAACTTGCTACAAAGTTATCCCCAAGCATTGTCTCACTTGCTTCATTTGATGGTGATTATACTATTATATTCACAgtagttttctttgtttgtgtTTAATCATCATTTTATAATGACTGAAATAATGATGTTTTGTAGGTGACAAGATGCATTATAAAAGCACAGGCATAGTTATTGAGAACAGTGCACTTGATACAGGTATTCTGACCTCGTCTGCTTTGGTGTGCACATCAGATAGTGAGCGCAGGTTCATGTATACACTGAAGGTTTGTGATGTCAATTTTTCTGCACTTGTTTTCTTATTTAAGATACTGGTAGTCATCAGCTAATCCTGTTATATATCTTTTATTCCATTACAGATAAAAGTGTACCTTCCAAATGACCTAGTGGTCGAAGGGTGTATACGACGTTATGATTTGCCGTCCAGTATGGTTATTATATTAATAAATGCATTCTCCCCTGATCTTTCTACAGCATGTTTCAGTAACACCGTGCAAGTCGAGCCACATTCTGAATTATTAGCTGTTAAGCGTTGTTTCGAGTCAGGCAAATTAATGGTAACACGTGTGGTACCAAGCGACAGTCATAGTGAAGTTGGCACGAAATTGTTTCTGTTCTCCACATGCAAAATCACTATGGTGCACTCTTGATTTCTCTGTATATTTTGAATCATTATATGCACTGTATTTTGATACTTCAAAATTCACGATTCTTTATGTACACACCTGATTATTTTTTCTAGGATGGCAGTGGTGGTCCACTTGTTGATTCTGATGGGAACTTTCTTGGGATGAATGACTACCATGATCAGGAAGGGACTCGATATGTGCAAGGAAATATAATTGGTGAATGTTTAAATGGTATTTGGTTTCGGTATGTTATCTAAACTTGGATCATTTAACCATACTTATTTCTGTTATGTTCATGAAAATTCAGTCATATGAATGCTGTATGCATTATGATGAGATCACTACATTCTGCAGTAGGGAGTATCTGCGAAAACATCACATTAAAAATCGTTTGAAGCCCCGTCTAGAAGGTGAGCTAAGAATAACCACTCTTCAGTGCTTTAAATTATGCACCAACGTGCTATTCTTCGCCATTTTCCGATGTAACCTGCATCATATGGAGGTTTTCCATCAGTGGTGCAAGGTTATTTTATGGTCTGCCAATCAGTTCATGCTTAAGCTTATGATATCTTATATGGGATGCTCCAGAATACGATTCCTGAGTGTTCTTCTGTTCGATCTCTTTTTCATTACAGGTAGCTCCAGTGAAAATAGCTCAAGTAGGGCAAGTGCAAGTAAGAACAAGAGACATGGTGTACCTTTTGTCCTTGAGCCACAAGGTGAATCAAGCCCGAGTGACTTTTATGTTAATCCAATGCTAACTTGTGATCATTACTGTAACATAGCCATTAATGTCTTCACATTGTAGCATCAGAACTCACTGAGGATACGCATCTGCGTACTCTACCTCCCTGGCCATCTAATTGTATGTTCTGTTTTCCTGATCATGACTTTTGCTTAGTGAGTTATTTTACTTTCTTGCAACAGCAATCATGTTTAATTTTCCTACCATTACACATTGTCATGATTTCTTCACCTTTTCACACTAGACTTTACGAAgatgataaatgatgtcttaaAGTATGATGGTTATCCCTTACCAGCTTATGCTGATGGTGAGTTGCTGCCATTGGTTGTGCTCACTATTTTCCTCTTTTTCTAATCACATTTTGAACTGCTTTACTGCCATCCCATTTGACTGTTGTACCGTGTTTCTTTAACCAGGACGAGGCATGCATCTAGTAGGTGATTTTGAAGAGGAATTTGGCAGAGATATCTTGAGTGAACCCGCTAGTAGAGTTGCCTTAAAGATGTCTCGATGTGTTGTTGCACTTGCTTCATACAATGGTGATTGTACTATTTTTAGCTCGCtattttctatttcttcttttatATGATTGTTGATTAAGAATTGAAATTACACTCTGCAGACACGGAAAGGCATTTTGCTTGCACGGGTGTATTTATTGACTGCAATGAATCCACCACAAGAGTTCTGACTTCAGCAAGCTTGATTAGAACTTCTGGTGACGAAAACAAGATCGTTGATAACTTGAGGGTTTGTATTGCTAGACTACTAGTCcttattttcttgtttatcAAGACACTGGTTAAGTCTCATTTCATCATTGCAGATTGATGTGTGCCTTCCAAGTAACAAGTGTATTCAAGGGAAATTAGAAAAATACGATTTCTGCTATAATGTTGCTGTTATCAGCATTACCAGGTTCCGCAATAATCGTTCAGCGATGTTAGTTGAAGAACCTCAAACTGAGCCTCGCGCAGCAATGTCAGTTGAAGCACCTCAAACTGAGGTAGTAGCTCTTGGGCGTGTCTTTAAATCAGGCAATTTTATGGCCACAGAGGGGTTAGTGACTGGCGAACAATGCAAATTTGATTGCAAAAGGCTTAAGGTCTCCACTTGCAAAATCACCAAGGTAAATTGCATTGATTTCTCTTATATTTGTCTGCATGACGGAAATCACAGTGTGTCAATTTTTTTCTGCTATAGGCTGGAATTGGAGGGCCTCTTTTTGATTTTAAGGGGAACTTTGTTGGCATGAACTTCTATGATACAGAAGGAACTCCTTACCTACGAAGTAACATGATTCTGGAAGTATTGAGGAGTTTCAATGCAGAGCGGTATGCCTTCTATATTTCTGTTGTATATTATGCAAGTGCTCCAGTGCTTTtcatgtactccctcagttcctGTGAATAGGGCGCCTGCCTGCACATTTCAAGACGAACATCGAGTGAAAGAATTGAGCAACAATTTCTCGATTACATAGTACATAATTGATATTGttagaatggagggagtacatagtaTTGTGGTGGTAGTGAAGTGAACTTCAGCGATCAGTTCAATCTTTTCTAGTTCAATTTTAGGGCATACATATTGACAATTACTGAATTTGGATTCAGTTGGTTGTTGGTCTATCTTTATAGGTGCGTTTGGTTGGTGCCCAAAATCGCAATGCCTAAAATATCGGCAGCTCTTCAACCTTTGGTATTTGCGTGGTTGTTGCTAAAATTTAGGTTCGCAATGCATGTCCACCTACTCATCTGACAGTTTCTAGCCAAATAATTGGCCTAAGTGAGGGTAGGGGATTCCCTGGCCCAAACATTGGCGAGCCAATTCTTGCCAACTTCGGTGGGGCTAGTTTGGGCATGAACACCCCATAgtaatttcaaatttaatttCGCACTGATTTGTAAGCTGTTTAGTTGGTTTTACACTTAGTTGAATGTTGAATTGGTTGACACCGTCTTGGTGAAAATATTAGTACAATATTTATGCACTaataaagagtaaaatgcacccgagGTCCCTATTCTTTCGCAAAGGTGCCAAGTAGGTCCCTAATCTTTgaaacgtgcatttt
The Brachypodium distachyon strain Bd21 chromosome 2, Brachypodium_distachyon_v3.0, whole genome shotgun sequence genome window above contains:
- the LOC100824276 gene encoding uncharacterized protein LOC100824276 isoform X1, encoding MLKVKRIARGSKGWKGNRKRVKEVPSIFSDREAVAENPSQELCCNELSQELATKLSPSIVSLASFDGDKMHYKSTGIVIENSALDTGILTSSALVCTSDSERRFMYTLKIKVYLPNDLVVEGCIRRYDLPSSMVIILINAFSPDLSTACFSNTVQVEPHSELLAVKRCFESGKLMVTRVVPSDSHSEVGTKLFLFSTCKITMDGSGGPLVDSDGNFLGMNDYHDQEGTRYVQGNIIGECLNGIWFRREYLRKHHIKNRLKPRLEGSSSENSSSRASASKNKRHGVPFVLEPQASELTEDTHLRTLPPWPSNYFTKMINDVLKYDGYPLPAYADGRGMHLVGDFEEEFGRDILSEPASRVALKMSRCVVALASYNDTERHFACTGVFIDCNESTTRVLTSASLIRTSGDENKIVDNLRIDVCLPSNKCIQGKLEKYDFCYNVAVISITRFRNNRSAMLVEEPQTEPRAAMSVEAPQTEVVALGRVFKSGNFMATEGLVTGEQCKFDCKRLKVSTCKITKAGIGGPLFDFKGNFVGMNFYDTEGTPYLRSNMILEVLRSFNAERTVAAGNAEMPDYRWPVPKPYWHYSSHHEPREEIQPGMEELQ
- the LOC100824276 gene encoding uncharacterized protein LOC100824276 isoform X2; amino-acid sequence: MLKVKRIARGSKGWKGNRKRVKEVPSIFSDREAVAENPSQELCCNELSQELATKLSPSIVSLASFDGDKMHYKSTGIVIENSALDTGILTSSALVCTSDSERRFMYTLKIKVYLPNDLVVEGCIRRYDLPSSMVIILINAFSPDLSTACFSNTVQVEPHSELLAVKRCFESGKLMVTRVVPSDSHSEVGTKLFLFSTCKITMDGSGGPLVDSDGNFLGMNDYHDQEGTRYVQGNIIGECLNGIWFREYLRKHHIKNRLKPRLEGSSSENSSSRASASKNKRHGVPFVLEPQASELTEDTHLRTLPPWPSNYFTKMINDVLKYDGYPLPAYADGRGMHLVGDFEEEFGRDILSEPASRVALKMSRCVVALASYNDTERHFACTGVFIDCNESTTRVLTSASLIRTSGDENKIVDNLRIDVCLPSNKCIQGKLEKYDFCYNVAVISITRFRNNRSAMLVEEPQTEPRAAMSVEAPQTEVVALGRVFKSGNFMATEGLVTGEQCKFDCKRLKVSTCKITKAGIGGPLFDFKGNFVGMNFYDTEGTPYLRSNMILEVLRSFNAERTVAAGNAEMPDYRWPVPKPYWHYSSHHEPREEIQPGMEELQ